ATCGGAACGGCTAACCGCCGTCGCCCGTTACCCGGACTCGATGCGAACCGTCGAGGGCCCCGACGGCGACCGATACTTGCTCGTCAAGGAGTCCGGCGAGTCCAGTCTCGTTCGCGACCCGGAGACCGGCGCGGAGCGACATCTCCCCAACGACGACCTCGAGCCCGTCGCCGGCGAGTCGCCGCTGGTCACCGCCGCGGGCGCCGTCGACGAGCCGCTCCGGCGAGTCCTGACGGCCGTCCCCGACGAGCGGGCGCTCGGACTCCTGCTCGAACTCGACGAGCGGGGGCCGCTGGACGTCCACGTGCTGCTCGACGCCTACGACCTCTGCGAGAGCGACCTGCACGGCCTCGTGGCCGAGTTCCGGGCCGCCGGGCTGGTCGCGGAGGCCGACGTCGCCGGGCGACGCGGCTACCGGACGACCGACGAGGCCAGCGAGGCGCTGGACCGGCTGCGGGAGTAGCGGCCGGGAAAATAGCCGCGGTCAGTCGGCCAGTTCCGCCAGGGCGCCGGCCCCGACGCGCTCGACCGACGAGCGGTTCGTAGTCGCGTCCTTCTCCACGCGGACCAGGGCGTCCGCCGCGCCCACGAGCTCCTCGTCGTGACTGACGACCACGATCTGCTCGACGCCGACCTCGTCGCGCATGTACTCGATCAGGTCCAGCAGCTGCGAGACGTGGCCGGAGTCGAGGAAGACCGTCGGCTCGTCGAGGATCAGCGGCGGCATCGGTGCGGACCCCTCGATCCCCTCCGCGAGCAGCCGGTAGATGGCGCACCGCAGGCTGAGGTTGAACAGGGCGCGCTCGCCCCCGGAGAGCTGCTCGGGGTCCAGCTCCTCGCCGTCCTTCTGGTAGACCGTCAGCCGGTACTCCCCGTCCAGCTCGATGCGGGCGTAGGAGTCGTTCTGGTACACCAGATCGAACGTCTCGTTGAGCATCCGCTCCAGCGTCTCGACGTTGCGCTGGCGCAGTTCGGCACGGAGGGAGCCGTACATCCGCTCTAAGTCCTCCGCCTCCTCGTACAGCGAGTCGAGGCGCTCGACGGCGTCGGCCAGCGCGTCGCGGCGCTCGCGTAGCTCCTCCAGCTCCTCGATCTCGTTCTCGACGGCGCCGTGCTGGTTCTGTAGCTCGTTGCGCCGCGCTTCGAGCTCCTCCAGCTTCTCGTCGGCCTGCGCGACGTAGTTCTCGGCGCGTTCCTTCTCCTGCCGGGCCTGGTCGATCTTGTCGTCGTCGAACTCGTCCTCGAGAGTCTGTTTCCGCTCGCGCTTGTCCGCCAGCCGCTGGCGGCGCTCGTCGTTGACCTCGCCCTTTTGCTCGCGCTGCTCGCGCAGGCGCTCGAGGGCGTCCTCCAGCGAGTCGACGGCGTCGATCAGGTCGTCGACGCGCTCCAGCCGGTCGCGGCGCTCCCGGAGGTCCTGGAGCTTCTGGTTGCACTCCGCGACGGTGCTCCGACAGTCCTCGGCCTTCTCTTCGGCCTCGGCCGCGGACTCGCGCTTCTCCTCGGCCACCGCTTCGCGCTCTTCGGCCTCCTCGCGGAGCCGCTCGATCCGCTCCTCGTCGTCCGCCAGCCCGGACTCGCGCTCCTCGATCAGCTGCTCGACGTTGTCGCGGTTGCTCTCCAGCTGGTCGAGCTTCGTCGCGGCCTCCGCGAGTTCCTCGGCGCGTTCGAGCCGCTCTTCCGCCGCCTCGACCGCCTCGCGGGCGTCCGAGAGCTCGGATTCGAGGTCCTCGATCTCGTCCGTCAGGTCGCCGATCCGATCGACGTGGGGCGACCCGTCGACGTCCTGGCCGCACTCCGGGCACCTGCCCTTCTCCCGAAGCTCCGTCGCCTCCTGCAGGCTTTCGCGCTCGTTGTCCAGCTTCGCCTCGAGTTCGGTGACGTGCTCTTTCGCCGCCTGGAGGTCCGCGGCGGCCTGCTCGCGGAACTCGGCCACGCCGTCGCGGTCGATCGGCGCGTCCTCGAAGCGTGCCTCTAGCTCCGCTATCTGTTCGTCGAGGTCGGACAGTTGCTCGCGGCGCTCTGCGAGGCTCTCGCGGGTCTCCGTCAGATCATCTTCCGTCTGTGCCGCCTCCTCGCGCTCGTCCTCGGCGCGCGACTCGAGGTCCTCGGCGCTCTCGCGGAGGTTCTCGGCCTCGCCCTCGTGTTCCTTCGCCTCGACGCTGGCCTCCCTGATCCGCTCCTGGAGCTCGTCCTCGCGCTCGTCGAGGTCGTCGATCCGCGTCGCGACGGCGTCGGGGTCGGCCTCGTCGAGGTCGCTCTCGGCGACGGCCGACTCGAGTTCCGACCGCCGCTCCGAGAGCGTCTCGCGCCTCTCGCGGACCCGTTCGTCGAGCTGGTCGCGTTCCTGCTCGGTCTCGGCGATAGTCTCGCGGAGGTCGGCGATCTCCGCGTTCAGGTCGTCGAGCTCCTCGCGCTTCTCCTCGTACTCCTCGAGGACCGACTCGGCGTCTGAGAGCGTCGAGACGGCGCGCTCGCGCTGCGCTTCGATGCGTTCGATATCGGACTCCACCTCGTTGATCTGGCCGCCGAGCGCGTTGAGGCGGTCGTGGAGGTCCTTCTCCTCTTTCTCCTCGATCTGGTCGTCCAGTTGCGAGAGGGCGCCCTGTTTGTCGTCGCGCACGCGACCGACGCCCACGCGGGCGTCGCTGGCTCGCTCGCGGTACTCCTCCAGTCTGCCCAGCTGGAGGAGGTCGTCGAGCATGTCCTGACGGTCGCCCGGCGAGGCGTTGATGAGCTTGTTCACCTCGCCCTGGCGGACGTAGGCGCAGTTGACGAACGCCTCGTGGTCCATCCGCAGCAGGTCGGTCACGTGGCTCCGGACGGCGCGTGCGCCCTCGACGGTGCCGTTGGGCGTCTCCAGGACGCACTTGGCCGTCGTGGCGCGCTCGCCCGTCGCGCGCACGCGCCGTTCGACGTGGTAGTCCGCGCCCGCGTGCGTGAACCACAGTTCCACCTCGGCGTCGTCGGCCCCGAGCGAGACGACCTCGTCGAGCGTCTCGTCGAGCGCCTTCGCACCGTAGAGGGCGAAGAAGCAGGCCTCGAGTAGCGTGGACTTGCCGCTGCCGTTCAGCCCGTGGATGACGGTCACGCCGCGGTCCAGTCGCAGGTCGGCGTCGGCGTAGCACTTGAAGTTCTCGAGCCTGACGCGCTCGAACCTCATCGTCGTCCCTCCATCAGAAGAACTCCTCCATGGTCGACTGGTCCTCCGGGTCCTCGGCCGGCGCGTCGCCGGCGCTCTCCGGGCCGCCGTCGCCGGCGACCGACTGTTCTGTCTCGTCCGGGCCGTCGTCCGTCGACTCCGTCCCGCCGTCGGCGGCCTCCGCCGCGTCGCCGCCAGCGTCGATCAGTTCGTCGCCGGTCGCCGTCGCGGCCTCGTCTCCAGCCGTGTCACCGCCCTCGTCGATCCCGTCCTCCGCCGGAGCGGGCTCGAAGGCGTCGGCGTCGCCCTCGTCGACCAGCTCCCGGACGCGGTTCTCGACGGCGTCGGCGACGTTGGCGTCGGCGACCTTGGAGGCGCGGATCGTCTCGTCGAGGTCGCGGGCGGCCTCGCTCAGGCCGAGTTCGCGGACGCGCTCGCGGACGGCGTCGTCGGGGTCGGCGAAGCTCACCTCGGTGGCGCCCTCGTCGGCGAACTCGCGGTGGTCGGTGACGCGGGCGACCAGCGCGCCCCGGTCGAGGGCGAACTCCTCGACGGCGGCGGGGGTGATCGGGTCGCCCGCGCCGTCGACGTGGACGATCACGACGGCGTCCTCGAGGTCGTATTGGCCCACGCGCTCGCGCACGCGATCGACGCCCTCGCCCTCGGCGAGGTCGGCCTCGACGTAGACGAACTCGCGGGTGTCTAGCCCGCGGCGGGCGATGGCGACGTCGCCCTCGAAGGTGACGACGTTGTACCCGCGGTCGTCGCGCTCGTCGGCGCTGGCCCGCTCGGTCGACCCGCAGTAGGTGAGCCAGGTGTCCTCGACCTGCTTCGTCTCGGCGGCGTGCTCGTCGCCCAGCAGGAGCGCGTCGAAGTCGACGGTCGCCTCCGCGACGATCGCCTCGGCGTCCCAGGTGCCGTAGTCGAAGGGCTTGAACTGGCCGTGCGTCACCAGCGCCGCGTGGTCGGCATCGTGGGGCGCGAAGTCGTACGCCAGCGCGTCCCGCTGGGAGCGGGGCACGTAGTCGAGTCCGTAGAAGGCGACGTCGCCGACGACGGTGGGCTCGTCGTCGAGTCGCGTCGCCAGCCCCATCGAGGCGAAGAGGTCGAGCCACTGGGCGTCGCGCTTGGCCTCGTGGTTGCCGACGACGGCCAGGAAGGGCACGTCGGCGTCGTCCAGCGTCCGGAGGACCTCCAGCGTGTCGAGGACGTCGGTCAGCGTCGGCCGGCGGTCGTGGAAGAGGTCGCCGGCGTGGACCACGGCGTCGACGTCCCCGTCGGCGGCGTCCGCCGCCACCTGTCGAAACGCCGCCATGAAGTCCTCGCGGCGCTCGGGGACGTGGTACTGCTGGTACCCCAGGTGCGTGTCCCCGGTGTGTATCACCCGCGTCATTTTCCTCCCGCTTGGTCACCGCCGCCTAAAGAGGTTCCGCGACCGCGGTGAAACTGTAGCGGCGGCTGAATCCGAGGTCGGATCGGATCGTTCGCGGCCCGCCGGGCGACGCGAGGCGGCGGAAACCCCGTCATCAGTCTCTGCTCGCGGCTCGCGTGTCGTTCGCGCCACCGCTGCCGGCGACCTCGCGGAACTCCCGGAACGCCGACAGGGCAGCTCTGCCGTCGCTCGCGGTCGCGCTGAGGTCCGTCTCTGCTCGCGCCACCGCTCGTTCGAGTTCGGCCAGCCCGACGTCCTCGACGAAGGCGGCCGCCGCATCCAGGTCGTCGACGGCGGCGTCGGCACGCTCGATCGTCTCCCGGTACTCGCCCCCGTCGTCGTCCGTCGACGGTTCCTCGCGGCCGCCGGCCAGAGATCGCAGGGCCCGCTTGACTGTCGCTTCGTCAGGCACGGGCGCGACTGTCGCCCGATGGGTTAAAAACGTCAGCGTCGACGGGGCGGTGGCGTGGCGGCGAGGCGACGAGAACTAGAGTCGCGCTACGACTCGATCGTTAGCGTGTAGACGCGCTTGCGGGCGTCCGCGAAGGAGAATCGCGAGTCGACGACGCCGACCTCTTCGAGGCGGTTGAGGGCGTACCGGACCGTGCGGGCCGGCAGCAGCGTCTCGTCGGCAAGCTGGCTCTGGGTCAGGGTGTCCTCGTACTCCAGCACCTTCGCGACGAGCTTCGCGCTCGGGGGCAAGTCGCTGACGGCGTCCCAGCCGTCCTCGGGCGCCTCGGACGTACCGGAGAGTTCGGTCGCGCTCATGGTACCTCCCCGTACCGGATACAGACTAATAATATTTCCCGTTCTAGAATATGCACCCCAAGAATCTCTCGGCAAAGTACGTCACCGTTTCCGTCCGATTCAGCCGACCTTTATTGCCGGTAGTTCGGTCGAGACAGAAACTGACCCCACCCGAAGCCTCATAACGACTCCCCCGCTAGCCGGGTGTAATGACTGACACCGTCGACGACGTCGATCTGCCGTACGACGACGACGCGTCGCAGCAAGAGAAAATCGAGGCGTTACAGGAACGCCTCGAGGTGCTGGAGGATCAGAACGAGGAGATGCGGGACAAGCTCCTCGACGCCAACGCCGAGAACAACAAGTACCAGCAGAAGCTCGAGCGGCTCACCCACGAGAACAAGAAGCTCAAGCAGTCGCCGCTGTTCGTCGCCACCGTCCAGGAGCTGACCGAGGACGGCGTCGTCATCAAGCAGCACGGCAACAATCAGGAGGCCCTGACGGAGGTCACCGACGAGATGCGGGACGGCCTCGAACCCGACGACCGCGTCGCGGTCAACAACTCCCTCTCCATCGTCAAGAGCCTCGACGACGAGACGGACGTCCGCGCCCGCGTGATGCAGGTCGACCGCAGCCCCGACGTCACCTACGCCGACATCGGCGGCATCGAGGAGCAGATGGAGGAGGTCCGCGAGACCGTCGAGCTCCCCCTCAAGAGCCCCGGGATGTTCGAGGAGGTCGGCATCGACCCGCCGTCGGGCGTCCTGCTGCACGGCCCGCCGGGCACGGGCAAGACGATGCTGGCCAAGGCCGTGGCCAACCAGACCGACGCCACCTTCATCAAGATGGCCGGCTCCGAGCTGGTCCACAAGTTCATCGGCGAGGGCGCCAAGCTCGTCCGCGACCTCTTCGAGCTGGCCCGCCAGCACGAGCCCGCCGTCATCTTCATCGACGAGATCGACGCCATCGCGGCCAAGCGGACCGAATCGAAGACCTCCGGCGACGCCGAGGTCCAGCGGACGATGATGCAGCTGCTGTCGGAGATGGACGGCTTCGACGAGCGCGGTGAAATCAGGATCATCGCCGCCACCAACCGCTTCGACATGCTCGACCGCGCCATCCTGCGTCCGGGCCGCTTCGACCGCCTCATCGAGGTCCCCAAGCCCGACCGCGACGGTCGCGTCCAGATCCTCAAGATCCACACCCGCGACATGAACGTCGCCGACGACGTCGACTACGAGGTCCTCGCCGACGTCGCCGAGGAGGCCTCCGGCGCGGACATCAAGGCCCTCTGCACCGAGGCCGGCATGTTCGCCATCCGCGACGACCGCACCGAGGTCGCGATGCAGGACTTCGAGGACGCCTGGGAGAAGATCCAGGACGAGGAGTCCGAGGACGAGGACGTCTCCAAGACGTTCGCCTGACCACCTTTTTACTTCGAGGGGTCGCCTGCGGCGACCCCTCTCGCAAAAACGTGGGCGAAAAACGCTCTTCTCGCTCGGCTTCGCCTCGCGAGAAGTGAACCGCGCTCGCTCCGCTCGCGCGGATGCTGGGTCACCTCATTCTTTCCTGTCCTACCGACTGAGCTATTGCGCCCTCGTTCCGCAGTAACTGGAATCGCTACAGTCCAGCAGTCACCCGACGATCACTCCTCCTCGGCCTCGTAGGTCACCTGGACGTCGGCGCGGACGGTGATCGGGCCGCTGTCGATGGTCGTGCCGGCGTCGGCCTGCTCGAGGGCGACGGCTCCGCCGCCGTCGTAGAACTGCTGGCTGGTCGAGATGGACTCGACGCCGGTGATGGTGAGGCCCTCGGTACCGGCGAGCGTCTCGGCCTCGGTGCGGGCCTGCTCCATCGCGCGCTGGAGGGCCTGCTGGCGGAGGGCCTCGCGGTCTTCGTCGGCGAGGCGGAACTGGACGCCGCCGATGGAGGTGGCGCCGTTCGCGACGGCGACGTCGACGAGTTCGCCCACGCGGCTCCTGTCGTCGACGACGAGTTCGAACGACTGGCTGGCGCGGTAGGTCACGGCCGACCGGTTCGTTCCGTTCGCCGGCTGCTGGATCACGGGTCGGTCCGGTTCGTCGGGACGGATTCGCTGGAGATTGTATCCCGTCGTCCGGAACTGGTCCTCGCTGACGTTGGCGTCAGTAAGCGCAGCGCGCAGTTCAGTGACGTTCTGCGCGAGCGCGGTCGTCGCTTCTGCGGGCGTGTCGCCGGTGGCGGCCGATTCGACGTACACCACTGCGGTCGTCGGCTCGCCGGCGGCCTGGCCCGGCGCGGAGACGGAGATGGCCGTACCGGAGACGTTGGCATCGGTACTGGCGTCGTTACCGGCGTCCTGCGCGACCGCGGGCGCCGCGGGAGCGACCGCGAGGACCGCGACGGCGACGGCGGCAAGTACGAGTCCGAGAAGTCGCTGACGGTGGACGTCCATACAGCCGTACCGGCGGCCGGGGGCTTTGTTACGCGGCGGCCGCTCGGCGGTAATCGCGACTAGTCTCGGCCGTGATCTGGTAAGCTCGTGTTACCGATCGAGTCCGGCCGAGCGAAGCGAGGCTGCCGGTGGTGCGGACGAGGACCGGGAGGGGTTCACTCGCGGGCCGGGCGAGGCGCGTTCTCGTACTTGACCATCTTGTCGGGCTTGTCGGAGATGGTGTCGTAGATCTGCCGGAGCGTCTCCTCCGCGGCGAGGAGGTTGTGGTCCTCCAGGAACGCCCGTCCCTCGTCGGTGAGGCCGTAGAACTTCCAGGGGTAGCCCTGTCGCCGGCCGTCCTCGTCGAGCGCGACCTCCTCGACGACGCCGGCGTCGATCAGCTTCTGGACGTGCTTGTAGACGGTGGCGTCGCTGACGCTCGGGTTGAGCTGTTCGAGTTCGTACATCGAGGGGAGCTGCTCGGGGTGCTGGAGGATGTTGCCCACGATGGCGAAGCGCGTCTCCTGGGTGACGAAGTGGAGCAGTTCCCGCGCCGCCGTCCCCTCGGCCGTCCGCAGGTCGGTGCTCATATCGCTCTCTATGCGACGAGGAGGCAAGTAGTTTACCTCTGAGTAAACTACTCCAGAGTGAATTACCACAGGGTAAACCGCTGGCACGAGGTGCGGTCCGGACACAAACCATTTCTTCCGGAGGGCAGATGGGAACAACATGGAAGGCGAGACGTCGCCAGTTCCGGACGAGGTGCTGACCAGCGCGAAGGAGCGACTGGAGGGGGAGGACGTCTCGCTGGCGGACAACGAGGAGATACTACACGCCCTGAGCGAACTCACGCCGGTGTACGAGAACGACCGGTCGTACTTCGTGCTCGGGAACTACGACAGGGGACCGATCCGTCGGCTGAACATCGTCGTCGACCGGTTGAACCGCCGGACGGACGCCTACGCCTTCCGGATGGTGGACGTCCGCGGCGAGTGGGACAACAGCATCCAGAAGTTCTGCCTGATCGCGGACGTCGTGACGTACCTCGTCGGAGTGGCTGAGAAGGAACCCAGCGACTTCCTCGTCGAACAGGGCCTGCTCGTCGGGACGGTCGAGTACTTCTCGAAGAGCCACGTCCTCAAGCGGGAGTACGAGGACGAGGACCACCCGTTCGGATGGATGCAGGACGGCGTCTTCGACCTCTTCGAGCGCGAGGGCCGCCTGTACCGCTGGCGGGCGGAGGCGGACCTCGTCGAGGCGACCGGCGAGTTGCCGTAGCCGGTCGCTCGCGTGCTGTCCGCCGGGCTACATCCCCATGTCTTCAGCTGGCTCCGGGACGGGGAGGTCGTACTGGCTCACCCCGAGCAGTTCGGCGGCGTGATCCATCGCCATGTCGAACCCGTAGTACCGCTCCAGTTCGTCCCCGTCAGGTTCGGGGCGGACTTTCAGCATCGCGTACCCCTCCCGGTTCTGTGCGACGGCGGCCGTCGCGCCGTCCCGTTCGAAGGCCAGCACGCGCTCGGTCTCGGTCTCGTAGTAGCGGGCCGTGATCCCGTCCTCGGTCAGCGTGACCTCCTCGTCGGTCATCGGTCGGGGTTCGGAGTGGCGACAGTCGAAGGTGTCGATATTCGCGTGAGCGGTGTCCTCCGATGAGCGTTCGCGCTCCTCGTGATGACGAGAGAGCTTTGGTCTCTCGAACCGTGAGGACGGGCTCGGTGACACGCGACGGGGGCGGTGTATCACTTGCAACTGTGGTGGGGGCTCCAAAGCTTATGCCGGCGACGACGAAACCACGACGCAACCGATGGGGCGGCGGGGGGACGAGAGCGGAGTGGGCAAGCGCCTGACGAGCGCGCTCGCGGATCGACTGGGCGTCGACATCCGCGCTCTGGCGGCGTTCCGCGTCGCGCTGGGAGCGACGCTGCTGGCCGACTACCTCCGCCGCTCGGCCGACCTGACGGCGTTCTACTCGGACGCCGGCGTCCTGCCGCGGGACGTCCTCGCGGCGCTGTATCCGTCGCTCGCCGGGCTGTCCGTCCACGCGCTGTCGGGATCGTCACTGGTCCAGGCGCTCCTGTTCGTCACCGGGGGCGCGTTCGCCGCAGCGCTGCTGGTCGGGTACCGGACGCGGCTCGCGACCGCCGGCCTCCTGCTGCAGGTCGTCCTCGTCTACGCCGCCAACGCGGCGTTCAAACTCAGGCACGACGCGTGGCTCTCGGGCGAGGCGCTCCAGTACGCCCTCTCGCTGGACCGGTACGTGACGGATTCGGGGCGCTGATCGCCGGATGGCCGGCGCTGACCGCGCTGCTGACCTGGGGGTGGCTGGGACTGGTCGTCTGCTCGCCGCTCCTGCTCGTCCTGACGGACACCCGTCGCGCGGCCCTGACGGGCGCGTTCGCGGCGGTCCGCCTCGGGATGGTCCCGGCGATGAAACTGGGCGTCTTCCCGCTGGTCTGCCTGACGGGCCTCCTCCCGTTCCTGTCGGCCGTCGTCTGGGACCGCCTCCCGGTACCGGACTCGGGGATCACCGCTCGCCTCGCGTCGCGGCTCCCGACGGCGACGTTCGGGTTCGTCGCGATCCTCCTCGTGAACGCGATGAGCCTCGGCTACGTCGACACCCCCGACGGGGTGCCCGACGCGGTGGCGGAGAAGTCCTGGAACATGTTCTCGAACCCGCCGCGCGACGACGGCTGGTTCGCCATACCGGTCACGCTGGAGTCAGGCGAGCGCGTGGACGCGCTCCGGGGGACCGCCGCTCGCTCGCGGCCTACCAGTGTCGGCGCTGGAACGGGGCGCGCGAGGACGGCGCGGTCAGCGTTCGCCTCGTCTGGGTCGAACGACCGCTCGACGCCCCGGGGACCGGTGACAGGGTGACGCTGGGGACCTACGACTGCGGCAGGGTGACCCGCTGACGTCGGCCGGCACCGAAAGCGGCAAGAGCGCCCGCCGCGCCGTCTCGGACATGGCGAAGTGGTTCCAGAGCGGCCGGCGGCGGGACCTCAGCGTGATCCTGGCCGGCGAGGGCGAGCTATCGGGTCAGAAGCTCAAGACGCGGCTGGAGCGCCGCTACGACGAGCGCATCGAGCCCCGGAGCTTCTACGGGGCGCTGTCGTCGATGAAGGACGCCGGTTTCGTCGAGACGCGGACTGAGGGCGTCGCGGACCTCTACTCGCTGACGGAGGCCGGGAAGGAGCGCGTCCGCGAGCAGTTCGAGTGGATGCGCGAGCACGTGGAGGAGTGAGGAACGGGCCGCGGACGGCCGCCCGTGGGCGTACCGGCCGGGACAGGCTTTTGTTCGCGCGCGCTGAGCGGGAACGCGTGAGCGCCCGAAGCGCCCTCATAGCCTGCCTCGATGCGCTCCCGTTCGCCGTCCTCGCGGCCGTCGCCGCGGTCGCCTCCGGTCGCGCCGGCGGTCTGGCGACGACGCTGATCGGCGCGATCGCTGCGGCCGTCGGAGTCGCGGTCCTCACGGTGCTGGCGACGATGAGCGCGAACCGGTACCGCGAGGACGGACGGGCGTTCTACTTCACGCGAGCGGTCGTCGTCGAGGGCCTCCTCTCGCTCCCCTGAGTGTGGCCTGCCGCTAGACCGACCTTTTTCGCTGTGGAGTCGCACCGGTCCAGTATGGAACAGCGACCGCTCGGTTCGACGGGGTACGACGTATCGGCCATCGGGCTGGGAACGTGGAACGTGGGGCCGGTGTGGGCCGACGCGAGCGACGAGCAGGCCCGCGAGGCCATCCGCACGGCGCTGGACGCCGGCGTGAACCTCGTGGACACGGCAGAGGTGTACGGCGAGGGCCGCGCCGAGCGACTCATCGGCGACGTGCTGGAGGGGCGCGACGAGCGGGTCTACGTGCCCACGAAGGCGGCGCCCGACGAGGACGAGCGCCACTCCGAGGAGGGGCTGCGCGAGTCCGTCGCCGGCTCGCAGGAGCGACTGGGCGTCGACTCGCTGGACCTGATCCAGCTGCACTGTCCGGAGACGGCGGCCTTCTACGAGCCGGAGACCTTCGACGTGCTGGAGGACCTGAAGGCGGAGGGGGAGATCGATCACGCCGGCGTCAGCGTCGAGAAGGTCGAGGAGGCCCGCAAGGCCATCGAGTACGACGTCGTCGAGACGGTCCAGATCATCTTCAACCCGCTGCGCCAGCGCCCGGCCGAGCGGTTCTTCGACGAGGCCGAGCGCGAGGACGTGGGGGTCATCGTCCGCGTCCCACTGGCCTCGGGACTGCTGGCCGACGCCTTCGACGGCGACGAGGAGTTCGACGACGACGACCACCGAAAGTGGGCGGTCGAGGACGGCGTCGAGGCCGGCGTCGGCCGCAAAGGTGGCGAGACGTTCGCCGGCGTCCCCTTCGAGGACGGCCTGGCCGCCGTCGACGACATGCGCCGGCTGGTCCCCGAGGACGCCACCATGGCGCAGTTCACGCTGCGGTGGATCCTGGACCACGACGCCGTCTCGACGGTCATCCCCGGCTCGACGTCGCCCGAGCACGTCGAGGAGAACGCGGCGGCCGCGGATCTGGAGCCCCTCTCGCACGAGACCCACGGGGCCGTCCGCGACGCCTACGAGGCCCACGTCGCCGACTACGTCCACCACCGCTGGTGAGCGAGGCTGCGGGGGCGTCGGGCCCCGCCAGTCGGACTCGAAGCACCTGGACCCCGTCTTCTCGCCGAAGTCGCCGACGACGGGTGCGCGACACTTTCCACATCCAACACGTCCGACAGCCCGCCAGCGGTGCCACTGGTCGCTACCTGGTACCGAACCGCGCCCCGGCTCGCCCGTTCCCGGCAAGTCCGTCCCCTTCGAGCGACGATTTACTCGGTTCGTAGTAAGTGTCAGGAATAAGATACTTATGGGTGCCACGGGTACGACAATCCGATGCGGCCCATCGACGCGACACCACTGGCGCGGGACGGCAAAGTGCTCATTCTGGCCTACGATCACGGCCTCGAGCACGGCCCGACTGACTTCACCGAACGGCCGGAGAGCGCGGACCCCGAAGAGGTCTTCCGGACAGCGACGCACGACGCGGTGACCGCGCTGGCGGTCCAGAAGGGCGTCGGTGAGGCGTACTACCCCTCCTACGAGGACGAGGTGACGCTGCTCGCGAAGGTCAACGGCACGTCGAACCTCTGGACCGGCGAGCCCGACTCGTCGGTCAACTGCTCGGTCGAGTACGCCGCGACCGAGCTGGAGGCCGACGCCGTCGGGTTCACGGTCTACCCCGGCTCGAACCACGAAGTCGAGATGGCAGAGGAGTTCCGCGAGGTCCAGGAGACCGCGCGCGAGTACGACATGCCCGTCGTCCTGTGGTCCTATCCCCGCGGCCAGGGCGTCAAGAACGACACGAAAGACGACACCATCGCCTACGCCGCCCGGCTCGGACTGGAGCTGGGCGCGGACGTGACGAAGGTGAAGTACCCCGGCAGCAAGGAGGGCATGGAGCAGGCCGTCCGGATGGCCGGCAAGTCGAAGGTGGTCATGAGCGGCGGGTCGAAGGTCTCCGACGAGGCCTTCCTCGAGAGCGTCCGCGCGGTCATGGACGCCGGCGGCGCCGGACTCGCCGTCGGACGGAACGTCTGGCAGCGCGAGCAGCCCGAACGCCTCCTCGACGCACTGGACGACGTCATCTACGACGGTGCCTCCGTCGACGCAGCACTACAATGAGCAAGACGATAGACCTCTCGGTCGGCAGCACGGACAGGACGGTCAACGAAGTCGTGGACACCGTCGCCCGGGCGACGCCGGAGATCAGGCACGCCATCGCGAACCACCGCGACGCCGTCGACGGCTACAATCCCAGCGGCGAGGAGCAGCTGGCGGCCGACGTCCGGGCGGACCAGATCCTCGAAGAGCGGCTGCTCGCCATCGACGGCGTCGCGACCTACGCCAGCGAGGAGCGGGAGACCATCGCGACGACCGACGGCCGTCTCCACGTGGCCGTCGACCCGCTGGACGGCTCGTCGAACCTCAGTCCCAACGCGCCGATGGGGACGATCTTCGGCGTGTACGACGTTCGCCCGCCGACGCCCGGGCGGAACCTCGTGGCGGCCGGGTTCGT
This genomic interval from Halomicrobium urmianum contains the following:
- a CDS encoding SIMPL domain-containing protein, with amino-acid sequence MDVHRQRLLGLVLAAVAVAVLAVAPAAPAVAQDAGNDASTDANVSGTAISVSAPGQAAGEPTTAVVYVESAATGDTPAEATTALAQNVTELRAALTDANVSEDQFRTTGYNLQRIRPDEPDRPVIQQPANGTNRSAVTYRASQSFELVVDDRSRVGELVDVAVANGATSIGGVQFRLADEDREALRQQALQRAMEQARTEAETLAGTEGLTITGVESISTSQQFYDGGGAVALEQADAGTTIDSGPITVRADVQVTYEAEEE
- a CDS encoding winged helix-turn-helix domain-containing protein yields the protein MSTDLRTAEGTAARELLHFVTQETRFAIVGNILQHPEQLPSMYELEQLNPSVSDATVYKHVQKLIDAGVVEEVALDEDGRRQGYPWKFYGLTDEGRAFLEDHNLLAAEETLRQIYDTISDKPDKMVKYENAPRPARE
- a CDS encoding DUF7111 family protein produces the protein MTDEEVTLTEDGITARYYETETERVLAFERDGATAAVAQNREGYAMLKVRPEPDGDELERYYGFDMAMDHAAELLGVSQYDLPVPEPAEDMGM
- a CDS encoding PadR family transcriptional regulator → MAKWFQSGRRRDLSVILAGEGELSGQKLKTRLERRYDERIEPRSFYGALSSMKDAGFVETRTEGVADLYSLTEAGKERVREQFEWMREHVEE
- a CDS encoding aldo/keto reductase; translated protein: MEQRPLGSTGYDVSAIGLGTWNVGPVWADASDEQAREAIRTALDAGVNLVDTAEVYGEGRAERLIGDVLEGRDERVYVPTKAAPDEDERHSEEGLRESVAGSQERLGVDSLDLIQLHCPETAAFYEPETFDVLEDLKAEGEIDHAGVSVEKVEEARKAIEYDVVETVQIIFNPLRQRPAERFFDEAEREDVGVIVRVPLASGLLADAFDGDEEFDDDDHRKWAVEDGVEAGVGRKGGETFAGVPFEDGLAAVDDMRRLVPEDATMAQFTLRWILDHDAVSTVIPGSTSPEHVEENAAAADLEPLSHETHGAVRDAYEAHVADYVHHRW
- a CDS encoding class I fructose-bisphosphate aldolase; translated protein: MRPIDATPLARDGKVLILAYDHGLEHGPTDFTERPESADPEEVFRTATHDAVTALAVQKGVGEAYYPSYEDEVTLLAKVNGTSNLWTGEPDSSVNCSVEYAATELEADAVGFTVYPGSNHEVEMAEEFREVQETAREYDMPVVLWSYPRGQGVKNDTKDDTIAYAARLGLELGADVTKVKYPGSKEGMEQAVRMAGKSKVVMSGGSKVSDEAFLESVRAVMDAGGAGLAVGRNVWQREQPERLLDALDDVIYDGASVDAALQ